One Diabrotica virgifera virgifera chromosome 3, PGI_DIABVI_V3a genomic window carries:
- the LOC126882362 gene encoding astacin-like metalloprotease toxin 5, with product MQRLLLFAVILYVTDVNTLQRKNFKVGQCTLQGERKYSPESSLCSSSTKLRNALTDPARLWDNGRVPYVFNGTFTDRERRIMKKVMDLYKYYTCIEFVPKTENDRFYVRIINEVDKCCSEVGKVISGSPNIVELGPSCFQEEAGAIIHEFMHLIGFHHEHSRSDRNRYIKLIPANMDPEFSKEFERKFGDTFNLPYDYDSVMHYGTYHGAIHYPLESFSVNDASVMKSRLGQICGFSKLDITKINILYKCPQKTAQLNLQDDLLYGVDISTAGEVKYFIENCLTC from the coding sequence ATGCAGCGTTTATTGCTTTTTGCTGTTATATTATATGTTACCGATGTTAACACTTTGCAGagaaaaaatttcaaagttgGTCAATGTACACTGCAGGGAGAACGTAAATATTCTCCGGAATCAAGTTTATGTTCAAGCTCCACGAAGTTAAGAAATGCTTTAACAGATCCTGCTCGTCTATGGGATAATGGACGAGTACCATATGTATTTAATGGAACTTTTACAGACCGTGAGAGAAGAATTATGAAAAAAGTTATGGACCTCTACAAATATTACACATGCATTGAATTTGTACCCAAAACAGAAAATGACAGATTTTATGTAAGAATTATCAATGAGGTTGATAAATGCTGTTCTGAAGTTGGTAAGGTTATTAGTGGTAGTCCTAACATAGTAGAGCTAGGTCCAAGTTGTTTTCAAGAAGAAGCTGGAGCTATAATACATGAATTTATGCACCTTATTGGATTTCATCATGAACATAGCAGGTCTGATAGAAACCGTTATATTAAGCTTATTCCGGCAAACATGGATCCAGAGTTTTCAAAAGAATTTGAAAGAAAGTTTGGCGATACGTTCAATCTTCCCTACGACTACGATTCAGTCATGCACTATGGTACTTATCATGGCGCTATCCATTATCCCCTGGAGAGCTTTTCTGTAAACGATGCTAGTGTGATGAAGTCCCGTTTGGGACAGATATGTGGATTTAGTAAACTTgacataacaaaaataaatatcttGTATAAGTGCCCGCAGAAGACTGCCCAACTAAACCTCCAAGATGATCTTCTTTACGGGGTGGATATATCAACTGCAGGAGAAGTCAAATATTTTATAGAGAACTGTCTTACATGCTGA